In Thermodesulfovibrionia bacterium, the sequence ACCTTTTTCAACAGTGAAGCTGATATTGTCAACGGCGCGGAACTCGCCGTATTCCTTGGTTAAATTTTCGACTTCGATCATTAGATTTGCTTTACTAATTGATAATTTTTAATGATAACAGTAATAGCCTTTATGCCGCAACTCTGCTTATCAAAACATTGCTCATCCAGTGGCAAGAATGAAATCTCTTCGACCAGATGCGCGTAACCAGCAATGCAGGACTCACGCCTTATCGCGTCAGTTGTTTTCTTCATTAGCCTGCAGTCCGCGTGGTCATTTCTAATACGCGCAAGGGTGCGGACGCATATTGGTTCAAAAATATTTTTGAATGTGCTATCATAATTCTGCGTGTTAGATGCGCCACAAAACATTTTTTTAGGAATGCTCACTTTCAGAAGGGATTCACTTATTATGAAGAAACAATTCATGGGGAGTAAGGTTGTTCTCGGGCTTTTGACTATACTGATAGCAGGAATGTCGGGCATTGGCGCGAGTGAAGCATCGGATCAGCCTTCAGAAAAGAAAAAAGAAGCCAAATCCAAGAATTATGACGAAATGGTGGTCATCCCTGCCGGGAAGTTCATCTTCGGAAAGCCCGGTGCAACCAAGGAAATCAGCTTGCCTGCCTATTCGATCGACAAGTACGAGGTTACCAACAAACAGTTCGCCAAGTTCAATTTGGATCATAAATATGGCAAAGGTGGAGACAATTACCCAGTAACAATGATTTCTCTTGTTGATGCCAGCGACCATTGCGCAGCACTCGATAAAAGGCTCCCCACGGAACAGGAATGGGAAAAAGCTGCGCGGGGCACCGATGGCAGGACTTACCCTTGGGGAAACGAGTTCAATAAGGTACTTTGCATAACCAAGGAAAGCGTCGACGAGGGGCAGACTTCGATAATTGCGCCAGTCGGTTCATGCGAAAAAGGTAATAGTCCTTACGGCGTCGCGGATATGACCGGCAACGTGTGGGAGTGGACCTCCAGCTTCGACGATCGTTATAGTGTTCTCAGGGGTGGGTCGTTTTTTGAGAACAGAAATTATGCCATGACTTACAGCTACCTTCTCAGCATCCCCAATGATGCCAAAGACTATGTCGGATTCCGTTGCGTCAAAGACATTAAGTAGCAGTAAGGACTGTCGATGGGGAATGGTGGTGTAGTGGGGGCAATAACAAATTAATAGACGCCTTACCAAAGGTTACCAATAAAAAATTTGTCCTACAGGTATTAATTAGCAATTAATGTTTTGCTAATATTCTTTAACACTTGCCGTGCCGGACTTGATCCGGCATCTATTTATTAAGTATAAGTGCGCTCAGGCTTAATTATATGGCCTTAGGGTGTAGTTATAGAGCTCACCCTCAAATCATTAAGCTTCGTTGCACACCAGTTCAAACATGAGCTGTCGCACACAATCAGGTGATTCATGAAAATTAAACAATCGCATTGGCATCACTTTTTTGGTGGGGTTGCGCTTCTCCTCCTGATTATTCAAGTTTTTTCCGGCTCGGTGTTGACGCTGTTTTATATACCTCAGCTGAACGAAGCCTACGCCAGTGTGCAATACCTCTACAATGAGCTTGGCATTGTGGCATGGATAAGGGATACGCACCGCTGGGCCGCACTATTCTTGATGGTTGCAGTAATAATGCATTTCATAAGAAGCTTTTTAAGAAAGGATTATCTTAACCGGGACAGCAAGACATTGTGGCTGACCGGGGTCCTGCTCTATCTGCCCATGTTAGGTTTTTTGTTCACTGGAGTTATCTTGCCATGGGAATGGAGAGGGTATTGGTTCATGGAGATGATACCTAATTACGCGGCTGAAATCCCCTTGGTCGGGCCTTCCTTCAGTGATTTCCTCATCAACACCTTTACCCTTAATCGGACGTTGGTAGTGCATGTTTGTATTCTTCCGGCCATCACATTAGTGTTAATGGGTATTCACACCTTTACTCGGGTTATCAAAAGAACGGGGGGGCTTACTCTGTATGTCCTTGAACATAGCCTGCTCACCCTTCCGTTTTTGCTGGCGATTGCCGTGCTGGCGTATATTGTGCCGATGCCCTCCCAGGATCCAGCGATAATACCGATGCCATTGGAGGGCGAAAATATTCCAACTGCAGAGTGGTTCATCCTTATGTTCTATGTGCCCTATCTGTATTTTAAGGGGTTCATGGCGACATTATTCGCCTTCTATATCCCTGTTATCATTTTTCTGGTTTTGGCGATATTCCCTTATTTTCTTAGGGCGAGGAAAACCAAGAGTGCCAAAAATATCCCGCAAGAAACCCATTCCGTCGAAAGGAGTGGCGCATTTGCAAAAATCATGGCGCCTGTTCGAAGAACTCTTGGGGCAAGAGCTTATTCAAAAACGTTAGCCTTTCTCACGGTTTTTCTGGTGGCGATAGCCTTGTTCGGTCCACTTTATGCCGTTTCCCATGCATCCCCAACCATGGGCTGCAACTCATGCCACAACATTTCTATGGGAGACCGGCTGGGTCTGCCTCCTGCAACATTCAAGGATAGGGTACTTAACCCCACGCTTAAAGATAATACGTTTATGGTGGAACACTGGTTTTATCCGCAAGTTGTCTGGTAGAAAAAACTTTTTGAGCCGTGGTAGTTAGCTATGGCGGGTTAACGGAATAATATTTTGATTGCGGTGCCATATGGCAATTGCAAATATCAAAATAGGTTGTAGATGAGCGTGTTTTCAACTGGTACAAGAGGAGAGTGCTTTGATCCTGAAGCGTAATAAAGAATTTTATAGCCGTATATTGCTGGTTCTCGCCATTGCGATAGCAGGTTGCAGTCGTTTGGGTGGCAGTGCTCTGCCTGACGAGGAACCCGAAGTTGTCGCAAAACGGTTCTATGAGTTAATCTCGGCGGCAAAAATGGAGGGGGGCACTACGACCGCCAGTGAAGCGTATAAGTTGGTCGATATCAAGACTTCCAATTTGGACGTGAACCAGTTCCTGGAGATTATCAAGCGTTATCCGGAAAAATTTGCGGTGGAAGTGGGTAAAGCCGAGATCAAAGGTACTCAAGCCTTGGTCCCCATAAGCTATAAGTTGCCCTCCAGTTTTGGTGGCGAATATACAGTGCAAGAGGTGTTGCCACTTAATATTGATCCCACTACCAACACCTGGATGGTTGATTTTACCGGCGATAGCTATGGCATGCAAAAGGATGAGGCAATAGCGGCGAGCAAGTCTGAAGTTCCACCACCGGGTAAACCTGAAGCTACACCACAAGGAAAATAATGATGGGCGCTGCCAAGGTTGCAGAGTGGGTTAAGCAGCGGATTCGGCTAAAATTGGGGAAGCCGATACCTGCGCACGTGAATTTCTTTTATTGTTTTGGCGGCATTTCGCTGTTTCTCATCCTCATCCAGTTAGTCTCGGGTGTGTTTATGCTTTTTTTCTACACACCCGAACCCGACAAGGCATTGCAAAGCATTGCGTATTTAAGCAATGAGGTAACCTTGGGATGGCTGTTCAGAAACATGCATCGGTGGATATCCTCACTTCTATTGGCAACCGTATTTTCCCATATGGTCATTGTGTTTTATTTGAAAGCCTACCAGAGCCCCAGGCAGCTTACCTGGTTGAGCGGGGTTTCCCAGTTGCTCATGGTGTTCCTCATGGTGGTAACCGGGCTTGTTCTCCCATGGGATTGGAGATCCTATTGGTCTTTTGCGATATGGATGGATTACGTTGGAACATGGACGGTGGGTGGCGAATCCATCAAGGCGGTAGTGCTTGATAACTTCACCCTGAATGCGGCATATTTTATCCATATATTGGCTATTCCGTTAATTCTTGCCGTCTTATTGTCTTTTCACTTCAAAATGGTGAGGCGATACGGAATATCTGAGCCTCTATAAGCTTAATAAAGGTATCCAAATCATGACGCGTAATAAAAAAATAGAAATTGTCATGGAGCCCAAGTACGCTCCTCCCTATCCGCAATCGTTTTATGCTTTTTGGCCGAAACATGCGATAAAGGCCGGCGCGCTGATCTCGGTTATATTTTTGGCATTGTTGTTGTTATCCTATTTCATCAGGGTGCCAATGGATCCCGCCATGCCACCCATGCCTGAGGAGGGTGCCTACATACCCGCCCCAGAATGGTATCTGATGTTTCTGTTTCAGCCCTTTTGGTATCTGACGGGAGACAATGTCAAATGGTTATCGGTTGGCACCTTTTGGCTTCCGCTCCTGGCAGTAGTTTTTCTGTTTCTGGTACCCGTTATTTTTCGAAAACGCAGCAAAACTCATTTTGGAATCAAGGCCACATCAATAGTGGCGATTGCCATTTATGCTGGGCTTGTATGGATTGTTCCCATGGGAGCCGTGGTAGGCAGTGGTGCTCCCGCCAAGACCTTGGGTTGTCCGTCTTGCCACAATCCCATGATGGGCCAAAGGCAGGCCTTGCCTCCTGCACAAATGGGGGAATATTACAAGAATGAGCGCCAGCGGCAGGTCAACCTGGGTGGCTATAACATCGGCAGTGAGGATACCGAGACTCATGCAGGCGGATCTTACAAAGATGCAAACTGGCAACTACGCCATTTTTATGAGCCCACGATGACGTGGTGATCCAATGTTTTGTAATGCCAAAATTTTTTTAAGGTATTTTCAATGAGAACAGCCTTTAATTTTCCTCTCCATAAAACCAGTTATAGCCTAATGCTTTTTTTGTGTGGAGTCCTCATAGCCGGGGGGGCCGCTTTCGCACAGGGTGAACATGACCATGGCAATGCCAAAGACCCGGTCAGCGCCAAAGATATGGTGATGAGTCCCCACGACCATGGCAATAGCAAAGGTCAGATTCAATCAGCAACCCCAACCCCAATCATGGAGGTGGCGCTACCCGAAGGGCTCAGCTCGGCACAGTCGATGGCCATAGACTCGTCTGGACGTGTCTGGTTTACCGAGAAGGTCGGTAAAAAGCTGGCCATGTATGACCCGGAGAAAAAAGAGTTTGCAATCCACTCTCTTCCTTCCTCGTGGGGGAAGATGGGATTTTCAAATATCACCTTGGGTCCCGATGGGGAAATCTGGTTTACCGTGACTCGATGGGTTGAAGGTACTGAAGAGCCTCATATACTGGGGCGATTTACACCTGCGGACGGGTATTTTACGAAGTATGCCATTCCACATAATTCAATTCCGGAAGAATTGATCGTGGATGCCAAGGGCACGATATGGTTTACTGCATCCAATAAAAACAGTCTCTATCGCGTCGATCCCAAGACTTTTGCGCTAAAAGGGTATCCCATTCCTACCGCCAACGGGAACCCCAAGAGTTTGGCTGTCGATCAAAAAGGCCATATCTGGTTTGTCGAATCCAATGCCAATAAAATTGGAGAATTCAATCCAGAGTTGGAAGTGTTTCATGAACATGAAGTACTTACTCAATTTGCAAACCTGGGAAAACTCTCCATTGATAAGCATGGAAAAATATGGTTTGTGGAAGTAACAGCAAACAGACTGGGGATGTTTTCTCCTGAGCAAAACCGGTTTGACGAGGCCATTATCCCCACCCCTGGCAGCTCACCAGTAGCTCTTGTGAATGATGATAACGGGAATGTCTGGTTTCTGGAATACAAGACAAACAAGGTTGGTGTCTTTAATTCGGAAAAGGCGACCTTCCATGAATACGACATTCCCAGCTACGGCAGTTTGCCGGCAAACATAGTGATAGATCGCAAGCGATCTCTACTCTGGTTCTCTCAAAGCGCCACTGATGCAAAAAGGTTGGGAATGCTTTCCATTAACGAAGTATTGGCAGAAATTAATAAGCAAAATAATGCGCCACCAAGCACTTCTGTTGGTAAGGTATCCAATGGGATCATGTCCAAATGGCTGGTTTTTCTCGTAGTGATTATAGGCATCGCAACGCTAGGTTGGTGGTTAACCAGAAGGTCTCGCAAAGGTGGAAATTCATAAGCCAAGCCCCTGCTGGTTTTTTGTTACGCAAGTTTTGTTTCCGTAAAAAAAGACATAACACTCCACTTTTATGAAACTTTTCGGGCTTTGATGTATCGATAAGCTGTGTTCTACCGACTAATTGTCTTGGCCTGGTTGTTCTGAGCAACGCTGGAAGCTGCTCCCGGCTTTGCCCTTCTTCCTGCAACCATGTAGTCGTGCCCTTCACCCCATTTTAGATTAAGGATAATGTAGTGAAAAAAGCAGCTGTTTTTTGGGTAATTCTCGGCAGTTTCCTATGTTCCTCGTCATGGGCGGCTGATGCCTTCAAGTCCTTCAAAATGCCCACTGCATTTACTTTACCAACAAGGATTGTTATCGACAAAACAGACACCGTTTGG encodes:
- a CDS encoding cytochrome b N-terminal domain-containing protein, giving the protein MKIKQSHWHHFFGGVALLLLIIQVFSGSVLTLFYIPQLNEAYASVQYLYNELGIVAWIRDTHRWAALFLMVAVIMHFIRSFLRKDYLNRDSKTLWLTGVLLYLPMLGFLFTGVILPWEWRGYWFMEMIPNYAAEIPLVGPSFSDFLINTFTLNRTLVVHVCILPAITLVLMGIHTFTRVIKRTGGLTLYVLEHSLLTLPFLLAIAVLAYIVPMPSQDPAIIPMPLEGENIPTAEWFILMFYVPYLYFKGFMATLFAFYIPVIIFLVLAIFPYFLRARKTKSAKNIPQETHSVERSGAFAKIMAPVRRTLGARAYSKTLAFLTVFLVAIALFGPLYAVSHASPTMGCNSCHNISMGDRLGLPPATFKDRVLNPTLKDNTFMVEHWFYPQVVW
- a CDS encoding cytochrome b N-terminal domain-containing protein produces the protein MMGAAKVAEWVKQRIRLKLGKPIPAHVNFFYCFGGISLFLILIQLVSGVFMLFFYTPEPDKALQSIAYLSNEVTLGWLFRNMHRWISSLLLATVFSHMVIVFYLKAYQSPRQLTWLSGVSQLLMVFLMVVTGLVLPWDWRSYWSFAIWMDYVGTWTVGGESIKAVVLDNFTLNAAYFIHILAIPLILAVLLSFHFKMVRRYGISEPL
- a CDS encoding SUMF1/EgtB/PvdO family nonheme iron enzyme, translated to MKKQFMGSKVVLGLLTILIAGMSGIGASEASDQPSEKKKEAKSKNYDEMVVIPAGKFIFGKPGATKEISLPAYSIDKYEVTNKQFAKFNLDHKYGKGGDNYPVTMISLVDASDHCAALDKRLPTEQEWEKAARGTDGRTYPWGNEFNKVLCITKESVDEGQTSIIAPVGSCEKGNSPYGVADMTGNVWEWTSSFDDRYSVLRGGSFFENRNYAMTYSYLLSIPNDAKDYVGFRCVKDIK